The nucleotide sequence AGAACTTCTGGAAGAAGAAgaccgggagcccattcggaccgAGTGCTGAGCTAGTCTTCATCTCCGCGATCAACCGACCAACCTCCTATGGCAGAAATGGGAGGGCAATAAGTTTCACATTATTCCCGGCTAAGGCCCTAGCGTCGACGAGGCAGAAGTCTATCGCTAAAGAAAACCTGGTCCGGTGCTCCGCCTTGAAGAGCTCTTATAGAAGGAAGTAGACGACATGTCATGTGCAATATCCCAATGTAGAATTCTCGGAACATTAGCATAATCACCGACTGAAGCTACCCCTAGAACTTCTGGAAGAAGAAgaccgggagcccattcggaccgAGTGCTGAGCTAGTCTTCATCTCCGCGATCAACCGACCAACCTCCTATGGCAGAAATGGGAGGGCAATAAGTTTCACATTATTCCTGGCTAAGGCCCTAGCGTCGACGAGGCAGAAGTCTATCGCTAAAGAAAACCTGGTCCGGTGCTCCGCCTTGAAGAGCTCTTATAGAAGGAAGTAGACGACATGTCATGTCCAATATCCCAATGTAGAATTCTCGGAACATTAGCATAATCACCGACTGAAGCTACCCCTAGAACTTCTGGAAGAAGAAgaccgggagcccattcggaccgAGTGCTGAGCTAGTCTTCATCTCCGCGATCAACCGACCAACCTCCTATGGCAGAAATGGGAGGGCAATAAGTTTCACATTATTCCCGGCTAAGACCCTAGCGTCGACGAGGCAGAAGTCTATCGCTAAAGAAAACCTGGTCCGGTGCTCCGCCTTGAAGAGCTCTTATAGAAGGAAGTAGACGACATGTCATGTCCAATATCCCAATGTAGAATTCTCGGAACATTAGCATAATCACCGACTGAAGCTACCCCTAGAACTttgggaagaagaagaccgggagcccattcggaccgAGTGCTGAGCTAGTCTTCATCTCCGCGATCAACCGACCAACCTCCTATGGCAGAAATGGGAGGGCAATAAGTTTCACATTATTCCCGGCTAAGACCCTAGCGTCGACGAGGCAGAAGTCTATCGCTAAAGAAAACCTGGTCCGGTGCTCCGCCTTGAAGAGCTCTTATAGAAGGAAGTAGACGACATGTCATGTCCAATATCCCAATGTAGAATTCTCGGAACATTAGCATAATCACCGACTGAAGCTACCCCTAGAACTTCTGGAAGAAGAAgaccgggagcccattcggaccgAGTGCTGAGCTAGTCTTCATCTCTGCGATCAACCGACCAACCTCCTATGGCAGAAATGGGAGGCCAATAAGTTTCACATTATTCCCGGCTAAGATCCTAGCGTCGACGAGGCAGAAGTCTATCGCTAAAGAAAACCTGGTCCGGTGCTCCGCCTTGAAGAGCTCTTATAGAAGGAAGTAGACGACATGTCATGTCCAATATCCCAATGTAGAATTCTCGAAACATTAGCATAATCACCGACTGAAGCTACCCCTAGAACTTCTGGAAGAAGAAgaccgggagcccattcggaccgAGTGCTGAGCTAGTCTTCATCTCCGCGATCAACCGACCAACCTCCTATGGCAGAAATGGGAGGGCAATAAGTTTCACATTATTCCCGGCTAAGACCCTAGCGTCGACGAGGCAGAAGTCTATCGCTAAAGAAAACCTGGTCCGGTGCTCCGCCTTGAAGAGCTCTTATAGAAGGAAGTAGACGACATGTCATGTCCAATATCCCAATGTAGAATTCTCGGAACATTAGCATAATCACCGACTGAAGCTACCCCTAGAACTTCTGGAAGAAGAAgaccgggagcccattcggaccgAGTGCTGAGCTAGTCTTCATCTCCGCGATCAACCGACCAACCTCCTATGGCAGAAATGGGAGGGCAATAAGTTTCACATTATTCCCGGCTAAGACCCTAGCGTCGACGAGGCAGAAGTCTATCGCTAAAGAAAACCTGGTCCGGTGCTCCGCCTTGAAGAGCTCTTATAGAAGGAAGTAGACGACATGTCATGTCCAATATCCCAATGTAGAATTCTCGGAACATTAGCATAATCACCGACTGAAGCTACCCCTAGAACTTCTGGAAGAAGAAgaccgggagcccattcggaccgAGTGCTGAGCTAGTCTTCATCTCCGCGATCAACCGACCAACCTCCTATGGCAGAAATGGGAGGGCAATAAGTTTCACATTATTCCCGGCTAAGACCCTAGCGTCGACGAGGCAGAAGTCTATCGCTAAAGAAAACCTGGTCCGGTGCTCCGCCTTGAAGAGCTCTTATAGAAGGAAGTAGACGACATGTCATGTCCAATATCCCAATGTAGAATTCTCGGAACATTAGCATAATCACCGACTGAAGCTACCCCTAGAACTTCTGGAAGAAGAAgaccgggagcccattcggaccgAGTGCTGAGCTAGTCTTCATCTCCGCGATCAACCGACCAACCTCCTATGGCAGAAATGGGAGGGCAATAAGTTTCACATTATTCCCGGCTAAGACCCTAGCGTCGACGAGGCAGAAGTCTATCGCTAAAGAAAACCTGGTCCGGTGCTCCGCCTTGAAGAGCTCTTATAGAAGGAAGTAGACGACATGTCATGTCCAATATCCCAATGTAGAATTCTCGGAACATTTGCATAATCACCGACTGAAGCTACCCCTAGAACTTCTGGAAGAAGAAgaccgggagcccattcggaccgAGTGCTGAGCTAGTCTTCATCTCCGCGATCAACCGACCAACCTCCTATGGCAGAAATGGGAGGGCAATAAGTTTCACATTATTCCCGGCTAAGACCCTAGCGTCGACGAGGCAGAAGTCTATCGCTAAAGAAAACCTGGTCCGGTGCTCCGCCTTGAAGAGCTCTTATAGAAGGAAGTAGACGACATGTCATGTCCAATATCCCAATGTAGAATTCTCGGAACATTAGCATAATCACCGACTGAAGCTACCCCTAGAACTTCTGGAAGAAGAAgaccgggagcccattcggaccgAGTGCTGAGCTAGTCTTCATCTCCGCGATCAACCGACCAACCTCCTATGGCAGAAATGGGAGGGCAATAAGTTTCACATTATTCCCGGCTAAGACCCTAGCGTCGACGAGGCAGAAGTCTATCGCTAAAGAAAACCTGGTCCGGTGCTCCGCCTTGAAGAGCTCTTATAGAAGGAAGTAGACGACATGTCATGTCCAATATCCCAATGTAGAATTCTCGGAACATTAGCATAATCACCGACTGAAGCTACCCCTAGAACTTCTGGAAGAAGAAgaccgggagcccattcggaccgAGTGCTGAGCTAGTCTTCATCTCCGCGATCAACCGACCAACCTCCTATGGCAGAAATGGGAGGGCAATAAGTTTCACATTATTCCCGGCTAAGACCCTAGCGTCGACGAGGCAGAAGTCTATCGCTAAAGAAAACCTGGTCCGGTGCTCCGCCTTGAAGAGCTCTTATAGAAGGAAGTAGACGACATGTCATGTCCAATATCCCAATGTAGAATTCTCGGAACATTAGCATAATCACCGACTGAAGCTACCCCTAGAACTTCTGGAAGAAGAAgaccgggagcccattcggaccgAGTGCTGAGCTAGTCTTCATCTCCGCGATCAACCGACCAACCTCCTATGGCAGAAATGGGAGGGCAATAAGTTTCACATTATTCCCGGCTAAGACCCTAGCGTCGACGAGGCAGAAGTCTATCGCTAAAGAAAACCTGGTCCGGTGCTCCGCCTTGAAGAGCTCTTATAGAAGGAAGTAGACGACATGTCATGTCCAATATCCCAATGTAGAATTCTCGGAACATTAGCATAATCACCGACTGAAGCTACCCCTAGAACTTCTGGAAGAAGAAgaccgggagcccattcggaccgAGTGCTGAGCTAGTCTTCATCTCCGCGATCAACCGACCAACCTCCTATGGCAGAAATGGGAGGGCAATAAGTTTCACATTATTCCCGGCTAAGACCCTAGCGTCGACGAGGCAGAAGTCTATCGCTAAAGAAAACCTGGTCCGGTGCTCCGCCTTGAAGAGCTCTTATAGAAGGAAGTAGACGACATGTCATGTCCAATATCCCAATGTAGAATTCTCGGAACATTAGCATAATCACCGACTGAAGCTACCCCTAGAACTtcgggaagaagaagaccgggagcccattcggaccgAGTGCTGAGCTAGTCTTCATCTCCGCGATCAACCGACCAACCTCCTATGGCAGAAATGGGAGGGCAATAAGTTTCACATTATTCCCGGCTAAGACCCTAGCGTCGACGAGGCAGAAGTCTATCGCTAAAGAAAACCTGGTCCGGTGCTCCGCCTTGAAGAGCTCTTATAGAAGGAAGTAGACGACATGTCATGTCCAATATCCCAATGTAGAATTCTCGGAACATTAGCATAATCACCGACTGAAGCTACCCCTAGAACTtcgggaagaagaagaccgggagcccattcggaccgAGTGCTGAGCTAGTCTTCATCTCCGCGATCAACCGACCCAACCTCCTATGGCAGAAATGGGAGGGCAATAAGTTTCACATTATTCCCGGCTAAGACCCTAGCGTCGACGAGGCAGAAGTCTATCGCTAAAGAAAACCTGGTCCGGTGCTCCGCCTTGAAGAGCTCTTATAGAAGGAAGTAGACGACATGTCATGTCCAATATCCCAATGTAGAATTCTCGGAACATTAGCATAATCACCGACTGAAGCTACCCCTAGAACTTCTGGAAGAAGAAgaccgggagcccattcggaccgAGTGCTGAGCTAGTCTTCATCTCCGCGATCAACCGACCAACCTCCTATGGCAGAAATGGGAGGGCAATAAGTTTCACATTATTCCCGGCTAAGACCCTAGCGTCGACGAGGCAGAAGTCTATCGCTAAAGAAAACCTGGTCCGGTGCTCCGCCTTGAAGAGCTCTTATAGAAGGAAGTAGACGACATGTCATGTCCAATATCCCAATGTAGAATTCTCGGAACATTAGCATAATCACCGACTGAAGCTACCCCTAGAACTtcgggaagaagaagaccgggagcccattcggaccgAGTGCTGAGCTAGTCTTCATCTCCGCGATCAACCGACCAACCTCCTATGGCAGAAATGGGAGGGCAATAAGTTTCACATTATTCCCGGCTAAGACCCTAGCGTCGACGAGGCAGAAGTCTATCGCTAAAGAAAACCTGGTCCGGTGCTCCGCCTTGAAGAGCTCTTATAGAAGGAAGTAGACGACATGTCATGTCCAATATCCCAATGTAGAATTCTCGGAACATTAGCATAATCACCGACTGAAGCTACCCCTAGAACTtcgggaagaagaagaccgggagcccattcggaccgAGTGCTGAGCTAGTCTTCATCTCCGCGATCAACCGACCAACCTCCTATGGCAGAAATGGAGAGGGCAATAAGTTTCACATTATTCCCGGCTAAGACCCTAGCGTCGACGAGGCAGAAGTCTATCGCTAAAGAAAACCTGGTCCGGTGCTCCGCCTTGAAGAGCTCTTATAGAAGGAAGTAGACGACATGTCATGTCCAATATCCCAATGTAGAATTCTCGGAACATTAGCATAATCACCGACTGAAGCTACCCCTAGAACTTCTGGAAGAAGAAgaccgggagcccattcggaccgAGTGCTGAGCTAGTCTTCATCTCCGCGATCAACCGACCAACCTCCTATGGCAGAAATGGGAGGGCAATAAGTTTCACATTATTCCCGGCTAAGACCCTAGCGTCGACGAGGCAGAAGTCTATCGCTAAAGAAAACCTGGTCCGGTGCTCCACCTTGAAGAGCTCTTATAGAAGGAAGTAGACGTGTgcaacgacccccccccccccccatctccaAGAGGACATTTCCCTTCCATTAACAAGGGGTTGAGAATTTTTGCTCATCACTGTGATACCTCCTTCACATTGTATAGAAAAAATAAAGATGAGCATGCAAGTTTGCGTATGTTGAAACAAAAACGATAGAACTAAACACCATACTTAGCTCTTGAATATTGTGGACGACCGATGTGATTTTCAAAATGGTTACCTCCGTTTTGAAACCGGCTGGGAATTCCCAACGATCAGGTTGCAGGCGCGCCATGTGTTTTCCCGCATGGTGGTGATGATATGCTGAAAACCCTTATGCCCCCCATCAATGCAATGAACAATACACGCTTAAAACTGCATCGGTACATGGATCCAATGATATGTTTTCGGTGACGCTACCCAACGAACGTTTGCCGGAGGTGCATGGTAAAACAAATGTTTTTTTGTGGTGGTTTACGTAGCATGAACATGACGATTCCTTCAAGCGAGCACGGCAATTTTCACGGTAAAACCCTTTGCTCCCAGAAATTGCATTGTGTCTAGGAAGAAATCGCCATGTGCGCCGTCTCGCTGGCTATTATTGTGGTGGTACTATGGTTTTTGGTACACACCTAGCAACCGGAGGGTGTGCGTCTCTTTGGCCCGACAAAATTGACCATGCCATGTTGGTGCTGTAGCCGTcggggagggagaagaagaaaaaagggtCGACCACACCACCGAAGGTTCCAGATGCCAGCAGAGACGCACGCACGCACGCCTGACCTGCCACAACGGATTCTGTTGGTTAGGCCACCTACGACGAATCGTGTGCACCGGTGCACGTCACGTCTTCCACATCGGTCGCAAAGTGgaaactctctctcacagattctAATCTaatttttttttagcatcagtacagacacaagcgctcatatacacgcgcatacactcatccctacgAAGCCATCATAGGcgtctcgtcgtcgacgggaacgtctccttctactgaaagcgcatcgccggaaattctaaaataaattcaggaataatgcgagcaccaggatttgaaccctgatgggttgggaataccactgtccacctaaccaactcaaccacaggttgattctaATCTAATGTTGAAATAATAATCCtactggtactactactactaggaaAAACAACAATTGCGTAGGTAACCCGGAGTCGGATACGCGTTCGCGGCTGGTCCCGCGCGTCGTAGATCCCGTGGGCGGGCGGCTTCCCACCCGAACCGAACCGGACCGGCCACGTCGGCGGAGTCCAACGCATTTCCGACACCGCGGGCCAACGGCGCCGCGCCACGTGGAGCGCGTGCGCCCGTCCACGCCATCATCCTCCGTCCCCCCACCACCTCGTAATCATCTCCGACTCTTCTTCCCCCCACCCCTACCCCCCGAGGCCTCGGCTCGCTCGTAATCCCGACCCGAACCCGGCGGAATCTCGCGCCGGTCAAACCCTATCGCACGCGCGCGCGCGCCCCAGCCGCTCACGGATCGGGAGGATTAGGGCTCGCGAGCTGCTGCCCACCGGCGgtctccgcggcggcggcggcggaggagaagaGAGATGGAGGGCCTCCTGCACAAGCTCAAGGGGCTCGACGCCTACCCCAAGGTCAACGAGGACTTCTACAAGCGCACGCTCTCCGGCGGCGTCGTCACGCTCATCTCCGCCCTCGTCATGCTGCTCCTCTTTGTCTCCGAGACCAGTAAGCGCCGCCTATCCTCCTCCTCTTCAGCCCGCAATGGCGTCGCCGCGATGCGGAATTCAAGGTCCACGGCCCACGAAAAGACGTCCGATTATACTACTTGCTAGATGTCTCTAGGAATTAACAGGCTGTTCAGCTCGGATTGGGGCTAGGCTTGATTTCAGTGACGCGGATTTGGTGTGCTCCCGTAGTTACCCTTGCTTCAAATTGAATGCTGTGCAAGATTTTCGAGATGCTTTTGGGTTTGTCGGCGGTAACATTTCTTTTGGGTTCGACAGAGGTGGTCTATCTGACCAAGCAATGTCTTTGCCGTCCGGGGAAGGAAAAGCTTCCACTTTTTGGTGGACATGTCTACCTGTGCTGCGCTGGGCATTGCCGCAGATTGCAATGCTTGAGCTGTTGGAAGATTCCTGAGAAACTTTCCGTTTTAGTCCGTTCTGTTTGCCAGTTTGGTGGGGGACAAGGTTCAGTTTTTTCATGTGTATACAAGTGCTCATGAAAGGTCATACCTTTGCTGCTGTGTTCTTGCCTGTTGTTCAGATCATGTGTTCAGAAATACTCCCCCTGTTCCTGAGTCGATGGTGTTTACATACTTTGGTGCATACCAAGGCAGGGTGGCCGTGTGTGGTTTGGTGGGCAATTTTACCCTCTCTTGACGCTCGATGAATGGATCGGCGCGTGACAATGGTGTAATTGAGGTCGCACTACGAACGGGTAATAACTGCGCGTGAGGGGTAATTTTGCAGGATACTCAATTAAATGGCGCCACGAGTTAGGAAGGGTAGTTTTGGAAAATATACCTAGGAACCGCGGGAAAATACACCTAGGAACCGCGGGCGAATGGCGTCACGAGTTAGGAAGGGTAGTTTTGGAAAATATACCTAGGAACCATGGGAAAGTACACCTAGGAACCGCGGGAAAATGGCGCCACGAGTTAGGAAGGGTAGTTTTGGAAAACATATAAAATCGGAACGGAAGGAGTAGGTTGTCATTTGGGTTAGCACGCCTGTGCCATCAATATGTTCTTTGGAATGTCTGCTGGTAAAAAGGTTATATTTCTTATTAGTCAACATATTTTGACCAGAATGGGTTTGCAGTTTATAAAGTACTAAAGTTTAAGCGTTGAGGTCAGTGCCAATGTTCTGCCAGAAATTTGCAGTTGGAATATGTTGTGGTTTGCTCTGTTGGCCAAGTTTGATTGTGCGTTTTTGTCCAGTGTCTAGTCATGAAATCTGTTGTGCATTTGGTCTTATCTTTTTTCCCCCCTTTTATTTCAATATCGTGACCCTTTATATCCCTAGACGTTTCCATTAATGCTACATATGCTAGTCTATCTCAAATAAATGAAGTCCGAAAATGATTCTAATAGCCACTATTTATGTGTCTGCTATTTTTGCAGGGTCGTATTATTATTCAGCAACCGAGACTAAGTTGGTGGTAGACACGTCAAGAGGAGAAAGGCTAAGAGTAAATGTTAGTATTTGCCTTGTATCGATTAGACTTGATTCAGTTTTTTTTCTGCCGTAATTCAATTGTTTCTCTAAAAGGCATACTTCCGTATAATATTTTGGCAACATGGTGTTCATATGCCTTGTAATACTAAATCTATTTTGCAGTTTGATATTACTTTCCCGAGTATTCCTTGCACCCTTCTCAGTGTTGATACAAGGGATATTAGTGGCGAGCAGCACCAGGACATTGTACGGACTTCAGTCATCTCCTTTTTTTGCTAATTCTTGCTTTATCTGCTGATCCGTCATCTTATTCTTTCCATTTTTTGTTGTAGAGGCATGACATTGAAAAAAAGAGATTGGACTCACATGGTAATGTCATTGAATCAAGAAAAGAGGGCATTGGTGGAACAAAGGTTGGTGTCTCAGTTTCACTTAGTATGTTGAGCTCATTAAAAATTCTTGGTCTTGAATAGGTGCTCAATTTAGTATGGGTGTTTTGAAGTTGAGGAACATGTTTCCATAGATAACTGTAGAAACTGTGGTTGAAGTATACGTACTTGAGTAAAAAAAAAAAACCTCTTCCTTACTTTCTATGTTAATCACCTTTTTGGGGGAGTGGAACAACCAGAAATAAATACATATTGTTATTATTTGGTAAGGATTTAGTGTGAATAGAGTGTACATATTTACAAACAGGGGACTGAAATTTGAGAGCCATTCTGGCTCCTATATCTTGCACATGTGCGTATACTGTGCATCTGTGTAGTTCTCTGCTGGCATGTGGGTTTCTTAAGGAGTTAACACTGAGTAATTGGTACTCAATAATatgttgacatagaaatacttTTTCTACTATAGATACCTCGACACAAAATCCTAATATCTATATTAGTTTCCTATTTAGGCTTGTGATATTTGTCATTGTTATAAAGGGTTTTCTATATGTTTCCACCTGTACTTTGTGTATTTATGCTGGCCCTTGGCCTCCGGGGAAAACAAGTTGCATATTTGCTAACATGGTTTCATAGCCTAGGTTtatgcccttcttcttcctctccacgtGAGGGTCTTATGTTCAGATCAAAAAATTGTTATCTACGATGAAACTGTAGCTCGTCGAAATTATAAGGCTAACCTAGTCTTAACCATTTTTTCTTACTTATCTCAGCAAGTAACCTCTAATCATATCGCTATATTCTACTTTGTCATTTGATGCATATGCTTGATTGATCCTTTTTACAGATCGAGAAACCATTGCAAAAACATGGTGGAAGGCTTGGCAAAGGCGAGGAATATTGTGGCACCTGTTATGGTGCAGAGGAGGTGCGCACACTTTTGTGTTTTCCCTGTTTTAATCTCATTTTCTGTTACCTGTTTTACCTTTTTAACTTTGCACTGCTTGTGATTTTTTGGAGCCCAGTCAGATGAACAATGCTGTAATTCATGTGAAGAAGTTAGGGAGGCCTACAAGAAGAAAGGGTGGGCTCTTACAAACCCTGACCTAATCGACCAGGTATATGAATTATTTTGGCATGTTTTTTTGCCTGGATATATCCAGAAAAAACTTTGTTTTGAGATTTTGTTTAGGATTAAAAAGAAATCCATTGTATGGTACTATGTTGAAGATTGTGGATACCTTTCTGTGCTCTCTTGAATGACAGAGATGGCCCATCCCTGAAATATTTGCATGCCGTGCACTCTGCTGCATCATGTGCAACTTTGCACATGATACCGTCCCTTCTGTATCGTAGGCTCGTAACTAGCCATCATCCTTCTCTGTTCTTTTTCAGGCGTTAATTTACATACTAGTGGCCAGTTAGACACGTTTTAATGTGTTTGGTAACCCATTtcagtctgtatgtagtccatattaaaatatccagaaatcttataatagtgaacggagGGGTACTGTTGAAGGGAAATTACACACTGTAGGTTCTTTTTGAATATAAAATTGAGACTTGCTCTACTATTCGACGGCTGATTCTGTTAGACCTAATGTTGACAATACATGATGTTTGGTAactcatttcagtctgtatgtagtccatattaaaatatccaGAAATCTTATAATAGTGAACGATTACTGTTGAAGGGAAATTACACACCAAGGTTCTTTTTGAAGATAAAATTGAGGCATGCTCTACTATTCGACGGCTGATTCTGTTAGACCTAATGTTGACAATACATGATGCTGCAAGCAATAAGCTTGCAGGTGCAACATGCCCCTAGAGTTGTATAATGTATGCCTTGGATCCTATAATGTCCAACAGAACTTTTTTATGCGCTTTCTCTTTCTGCATGCCTGCTGTTTGCAACTGCTAAGATTTGTTTCTTCAAGAAAAGAACGGCTAAGATTTAATACAGTCTATGATGACTATTGCAGTGCGCTAGAGAGGACTTCGTTGAAAGAGTTAAAACCCAACATGGTGAAGGCTGTAGTGTCCATGGCTTTCTAGATGTTAGTAAAGTTGCTGGAAATTTCCACTTTGCACCAGGCAAAGGATATTATGAATCAAATGTAGATGTGCCTGAGCTGACTGCTGAAGGAGGTTTCAATGTAAGTAGGCTACATAATTTTTTCTTTCTTCCTTGGTTTATTGAAATGTTTGCCTTTAGTGTTCTCTAATATGCTGTGTGTAATTTTACCAGATTACTCACAAAATAAACAAACTGTCCTTCGGGACAGAATTCCCTGGTGCTGTCAACCCGCTTGATGGGTAAGTCTACACCTCCAGCACATTCAGCATGCAATGAACACAATAATATGGAGCATTCATGTTCCTCTAAGTAAATTTAAATAtttcatatttttttctttattctgcCCTCAAGTACTAACCAGTTTCATGAACACAGTGCTCAGTGGACACAACCCGCATCAGACGGGACATACCAATACTTCATAAAAGTGGGTATTGCTGCACTCATGTTTGTTGCAGTTCTGTCACTTGCTTGTGCCCTTGGTTTATGCATCTAAGATTTAATGGGTATTCCTT is from Triticum aestivum cultivar Chinese Spring chromosome 1B, IWGSC CS RefSeq v2.1, whole genome shotgun sequence and encodes:
- the LOC123137561 gene encoding endoplasmic reticulum-Golgi intermediate compartment protein 3 — protein: MEGLLHKLKGLDAYPKVNEDFYKRTLSGGVVTLISALVMLLLFVSETRSYYYSATETKLVVDTSRGERLRVNFDITFPSIPCTLLSVDTRDISGEQHQDIRHDIEKKRLDSHGNVIESRKEGIGGTKIEKPLQKHGGRLGKGEEYCGTCYGAEESDEQCCNSCEEVREAYKKKGWALTNPDLIDQCAREDFVERVKTQHGEGCSVHGFLDVSKVAGNFHFAPGKGYYESNVDVPELTAEGGFNITHKINKLSFGTEFPGAVNPLDGAQWTQPASDGTYQYFIKVVPTIYNDIRGRKIDSNQFSVTEHFRDGNVQPRPQPGVFFFYDFSPIKVIFTEENRSFLHYLTNLCAIVGGIFTVAGIIDSFIYHGQKALKKKMEIGKYR